Genomic segment of Saprospira sp. CCB-QB6:
CGTAGATATACATAATCAGGAAGAAGAGCACGGCGATATAGGAAAGCGACCGGACTGAGCGGACCAAGACGGCCACTAGTACTTGCATTTCTTCTACGGCACGGATCGAGCGGGTAAGTTGTACGACACGGAGAACACGAAGCGTGGCCCAAACGCTATTTTGGCCACCTTTTTCGTTGGCCATAATAATATCGGCTACTTCTGGGACCACCCCTAAAACGAGGATAATGATATCGAAATAGTTCCAGCCATCAGAGAGGAATTGCTTGGTACTTGTTCTACCGACCCAGCGCAACCAAATTTCTACAAAGAAGACAAAGAGGATGAACAGCTGCACATAATGCAACCATTCTGGGGCCCATTCATAGGTTTGGATTCCGATGAGGAGACCGTTGATAACAATGGCTCCTAAGATACTAAAATTGAAAAAATTGGTTCGGATTATCGAGCGTGCGAACTCTTGTAATCCTTTCGAGGAACTGCTCATAGGGCTGTTTCTTTTTTGCTTAGCAGTGTGATTGGTTCTATATAGGTAGGTAGGTGTAGCACAGGACTTAAAATTAGTAATTTATTATATAAGCCCTGTATTCCCATGCCTTTTAATTTCACAATTAGAGTGTTTTCCCTTCCTTGCGTAATTCTTTGCGCAATCCTTCCTCTATATCTTCCATTGCTATTTTTTCTTGGCCTCTGCTGAGGGCAGAAAGAGAGCAATAGCGTAGAATATTGATAATGCTACCCCCTGCAATTTTATGATCATTGGCCAATTGATGAAAGTCAACATCATCTTCTAATTGTAGGCCTTCAAAGCTATTGCGCCAAAGGCGGAGGCGTTGTTCATAGTTGGGGGTGGGGAAATAGATCATGGATTGAAAGCGGCGGGTAAAGGCGATATCCATATTGGCTTTGAGGTTGGTAGCCAGAATAATAACGCCTGAATAATCTTCTACCCTTTGGAGTAAATAAGCCACTTCTTGGTTGGCGTGTCGATCTTTAGAATCGGAAGCATTAGTTCGTTTTCCAAATAAAGCATCGGCTTCATCAAAAAAGAGGATCCAGTTTTTGTTTTCGGCCTGATCGAAGATATTGGCCATATTTTTTTCGGTTTCCCCAATA
This window contains:
- a CDS encoding ion transporter; its protein translation is MSSSSKGLQEFARSIIRTNFFNFSILGAIVINGLLIGIQTYEWAPEWLHYVQLFILFVFFVEIWLRWVGRTSTKQFLSDGWNYFDIIILVLGVVPEVADIIMANEKGGQNSVWATLRVLRVVQLTRSIRAVEEMQVLVAVLVRSVRSLSYIAVLFFLIMYIYAIIGVSLFKNPEYAQSEHLELTVSNPDPYKDMGEAFFTLFRILTGEDWTDLRYNMLDNEFTTANGRNVVAPDVPNWVKTLYHVSWMIIAAYLLMNLVVGAIVNNFQMVLDAKKEKEEGGDGGDKPKRTRINKKPKV